The Patescibacteria group bacterium genome has a segment encoding these proteins:
- the rplS gene encoding 50S ribosomal protein L19 — translation MNFATDLKPGMTIRVYQKIKELNIKGEEKERVQYFEGIIIAKKHGSEVGATITVRKISNGVGVEKIFPLNLPTIDKIEIKKQARVRRAKLFFLRRGYKKRFKETKLD, via the coding sequence ATGAATTTTGCCACCGATTTAAAACCGGGGATGACTATTCGTGTTTATCAAAAAATTAAAGAATTGAACATCAAAGGAGAAGAGAAAGAGAGAGTTCAATATTTTGAGGGAATAATTATTGCAAAAAAACATGGATCAGAAGTTGGCGCAACAATTACTGTTAGAAAGATTTCTAATGGAGTTGGCGTTGAAAAGATTTTCCCATTAAACTTGCCTACAATTGATAAAATTGAAATTAAGAAACAGGCTAGAGTAAGAAGAGCAAAGCTATTTTTCTTAAGAAGAGGATACAAGAAAAGATTCAAAGAAACAAAACTAGATTAG